In Rhinoraja longicauda isolate Sanriku21f chromosome 13, sRhiLon1.1, whole genome shotgun sequence, one genomic interval encodes:
- the slitrk3a gene encoding SLIT and NTRK-like protein 3, protein MFWVAFLSTITLGWSTSIRLLEDDSRDLEEPCMEPCYCEERESFLHVHCESKGFTNVSQVTESWRRPFKIYLQRNSMRRLYANGFLLLTNAVSINLGNNALQDIQAGAFNGMRLLKRLYLHENKLEVFRNDTFLGLESLEYLQADYNVLKRIDGGAFRNFNRLKVLIINDNLIPLLPFNLFRMVSLTHIDLRGNRLKTLSYAGTLEYIGRNLMEIQLEENSWNCTCDILPLKTWLESIPYTVLVGEITCETPFHLHGKDLREIQGRELCPLLPNAEVEVSLGIPQLASSNDNVWPTKPSSMSLSVTYTASSVEYKTPSGRSPKSTKAPKTLKAQPTLRSVYSGQNQPVVAGYQTRPPIPIICPAKCSCSLHINDLGLTVQCKTKGIENMSELIPRPLNARKLYLTGNLIQKIYRSDFWNFSSLDLLHLGSNGISYIQDGAFMNLPNVKILYLNNNTIERLAPGMFRGLQNLQYLYFEYNAIREIQPAAFSLTPNLQLLFLNNNRLRTLPTDAFTGTSLARLSLRSNRFLYLPVSGVLEHLDSIVQIDLNDNPWDCTCDLMALKRWVDKISTVIMVGDVLCKTPAFLGGRDLKKVDYEILCPDLHQSAASPAMPGPGGNGNVISTASGFGFTSQGGAIPLSVLILSLLIIFISAVFIAAGLFAFVLRRRKKSPYSRRHDVGDLTGVQMQCRIFEERPANSPDKAASHVYDYIPHPVTQMCNNPIYKPREGEMEAEFADTQEIDANYKTLEKDKAWKMSLSNSNLNTIVTINQTNDFANFPDNGVIYPTSILDRERQAHTVGFVDCLYGTVPKLKELHVHPPGMQYPDLQQDTRYKESILCGSAGRGYPDQPQSEYLELRAKLQTKPDYLEVLEKSTYRF, encoded by the coding sequence ATGTTCTGGGTCGCCTTTTTAAGCACAATAACTTTAGGATGGAGTACGTCGATCCGGCTGCTGGAGGACGATTCAAGGGATTTGGAGGAACCCTGCATGGAGCCGTGTTACTGCGAAGAGAGGGAGAGTTTTCTACACGTTCACTGTGAGAGCAAAGGTTTTACAAACGTCAGCCAGGTGACCGAGTCGTGGAGAAGGCCGTTTAAGATTTACCTGCAGCGAAACTCGATGAGGAGGCTCTACGCCAACGGGTTCCTTCTTTTGACCAACGCGGTGTCCATTAACCTGGGGAACAACGCTTTGCAGGACATCCAGGCGGGCGCCTTTAACGGCATGAGGCTCCTGAAACGCCTGTACTTGCACGAAAACAAACTGGAGGTGTTCAGGAACGACACCTTCCTGGGTCTGGAGAGCTTGGAATATCTGCAGGCCGACTACAACGTGCTCAAGAGGATTGACGGAGGCGCCTTCAGGAACTTCAACCGGCTGAAGGTGTTGATCATCAACGACAACCTGATCCCTCTGCTCCCTTTCAACCTCTTCAGGATGGTCTCCTTGACCCACATAGACCTGCGGGGCAACCGGTTGAAGACGCTGTCTTATGCCGGGACGCTGGAGTATATCGGCAGAAACCTTATGGAGATTCAATTGGAGGAGAACTCATGGAACTGTACGTGTGATATTCTGCCACTGAAGACTTGGTTGGAGAGCATACCGTACACGGTGCTGGTGGGGGAGATTACTTGCGAGACCCCATTCCACCTGCACGGCAAGGATCTGAGGGAGATCCAGGGCCGTGAGCTGTGCCCGCTTCTCCCCAACGCGGAGGTGGAGGTCAGCCTGGGGATTCCGCAACTGGCTTCCAGCAACGACAACGTGTGGCCTACTAAACCGTCTTCCATGTCCCTGTCGGTCACCTACACGGCCTCTTCGGTTGAGTACAAGACACCGTCAGGCCGATCGCCCAAGTCGACCAAGGCGCCCAAGACTTTGAAAGCACAGCCGACTCTCCGCAGCGTTTACTCTGGGCAGAACCAGCCGGTGGTCGCGGGATACCAGACCAGACCACCCATCCCCATCATCTGCCCGGCCAAATGTTCATGCAGTCTGCACATAAACGACTTGGGCTTGACGGTGCAGTGCAAAACTAAAGGGATTGAGAACATGTCCGAACTGATCCCAAGGCCACTAAACGCCAGGAAGTTGTACCTGACTGGGAATCTGATCCAAAAGATTTATAGGTCTGATTTCTGGAATTTCTCCAGCTTGGACCTCTTGCACTTGGGAAGCAATGGCATCTCCTACATACAAGACGGTGCTTTCATGAATCTTCCAAATGTAAAGATCCTGTACCTGAATAACAATACCATCGAGCGCCTCGCCCCGGGTATGTTCAGAGGCCTGCAGAATTTGCAATACCTGTACTTTGAATACAACGCTATCAGGGAAATCCAGCCGGCGGCGTTCAGCTTGACTCCCAACCTCCAGCTGCTGTTCCTGAACAACAACCGTCTGCGGACCCTGCCGACAGACGCCTTCACTGGCACCTCCCTGGCCCGCCTGAGCCTGAGGAGCAACCGCTTCCTGTACCTGCCCGTGAGCGGGGTGCTGGAACACCTGGACTCCATCGTGCAGATAGACCTGAACGACAACCCTTGGGATTGCACCTGCGACCTGATGGCCCTGAAGCGGTGGGTGGACAAGATCAGCACGGTCATCATGGTGGGAGACGTGTTGTGCAAGACGCCGGCCTTCCTGGGCGGGAGGGATCTGAAGAAGGTGGACTATGAGATACTGTGTCCGGACCTGCATCAATCCGCAGCTTCCCCGGCCATGCCCGGCCCGGGTGGCAATGGCAACGTGATCTCCACTGCGTCTGGCTTCGGCTTCACTTCGCAAGGTGGCGCAATCCCTCTCTCAGTCCTCATCTTGAGCCTGCTGATCATTTTCATCTCCGCCGTCTTCATTGCAGCCGGTCTCTTCGCCTTTGTGCTCAGGAGGCGCAAGAAATCTCCCTACAGCCGGAGGCACGACGTGGGGGATTTGACAGGCGTGCAAATGCAGTGCAGGATCTTCGAGGAGCGGCCCGCCAACTCTCCCGACAAGGCGGCCAGCCACGTCTACGACTACATCCCCCACCCGGTCACTCAAATGTGCAATAACCCCATCTACAAACctcgggagggggagatggaggcggAATTCGCGGATACTCAGGAAATCGACGCCAATTACAAAACCCTGGAGAAGGACAAGGCGTGGAAAATGTCGCTGTCCAACAGCAACCTTAACACCATAGTGACAATTAACCAGACGAACGATTTCGCCAACTTCCCGGACAATGGGGTGATTTACCCCACCAGCATCTTGGACAGGGAAAGACAGGCTCACACAGTCGGCTTTGTGGACTGTCTCTACGGCACAGTGCCCAAGTTAAAAGAGCTGCACGTTCACCCGCCGGGCATGCAGTACCCCGACTTACAACAAGACACCAGGTACAAGGAATCCATCCTGTGTGGCTCCGCTGGTCGGGGTTACCCAGACCAACCGCAAAGCGAATACCTCGAGTTAAGGGCCAAACTTCAAACCAAGCCAGACTACCTCGAAGTCCTAGAGAAGTCGACGTATCGATTTTAG